The Gammaproteobacteria bacterium genome contains a region encoding:
- a CDS encoding aminotransferase class I/II-fold pyridoxal phosphate-dependent enzyme, with the protein MNEFYRIKLLPQYIFNGLADMKAEAESRGEEILDFGMGNPDLPTPPHIVDTLIEAAKKPENHRYSLSKGIAPLRTAICDWYQQHYQAELDPEKEAIVTIGSKEGIAHLALAITGPGDIALVPSPAYPIHTYAFIIAGAEVKHVSLMGNQQDIFNKIKVAIEGSNPIPKILVLNFPSNPTTQCVEVSFFEEIIALAKQYGIWVLHDLAYADIVFDDYKAPSILQVKGAKEVAVECYTLSKSYNMPGWRVGFMCGNDRLITALTKMKSYLDYGMFAPIQLAAITALTSGPESIKEICAVYKKRRDLLCAGLQQTQWEFAIPRASMFVWARIPETYRHLGSFEFSKQLLLKAGVSVSPGIGFGPFGDEYVRFSLIEDEPKISKAIMNMAQMFKMDTVAVT; encoded by the coding sequence ATGAACGAGTTTTATCGTATTAAGTTACTACCACAATACATCTTCAATGGCTTGGCTGACATGAAGGCAGAAGCCGAATCACGCGGCGAGGAAATTTTAGATTTTGGCATGGGTAATCCTGATTTACCGACGCCTCCCCATATTGTTGATACTCTCATCGAGGCTGCAAAAAAGCCTGAAAACCATCGGTATTCTTTATCAAAAGGTATCGCGCCTCTGCGCACCGCTATTTGTGATTGGTACCAGCAGCATTATCAGGCAGAGCTAGACCCGGAGAAGGAAGCTATTGTAACCATTGGTTCGAAGGAAGGGATTGCGCATCTGGCTTTAGCCATTACGGGTCCTGGAGATATAGCCCTCGTGCCGAGTCCTGCTTATCCAATCCATACCTATGCCTTTATTATTGCAGGAGCTGAAGTTAAGCATGTATCTTTGATGGGAAATCAGCAAGATATCTTCAACAAAATTAAAGTTGCAATTGAAGGCAGCAATCCGATACCTAAAATTTTAGTCCTAAACTTTCCTTCCAATCCCACCACCCAGTGCGTTGAAGTGTCGTTTTTTGAGGAAATTATCGCATTAGCTAAGCAGTACGGTATTTGGGTGCTACATGATCTAGCGTATGCTGATATAGTCTTTGATGACTATAAGGCGCCTTCTATTCTTCAGGTCAAGGGCGCAAAAGAGGTGGCTGTAGAATGTTATACCCTTTCGAAAAGTTATAATATGCCAGGCTGGCGAGTTGGTTTTATGTGCGGCAATGACAGATTAATCACCGCTTTAACTAAAATGAAATCGTATCTAGATTACGGTATGTTTGCTCCTATTCAGTTGGCGGCCATTACTGCATTAACCAGTGGGCCAGAAAGTATAAAAGAAATTTGTGCCGTTTATAAAAAACGCAGAGATTTGCTGTGTGCTGGATTACAACAAACCCAATGGGAATTCGCTATTCCTCGCGCGAGCATGTTTGTTTGGGCAAGAATTCCTGAAACCTATCGCCACTTAGGTTCGTTTGAATTTTCTAAACAATTGTTACTTAAAGCGGGCGTTTCAGTTTCACCCGGTATTGGGTTCGGACCCTTCGGCGATGAATATGTACGTTTTAGCTTAATCGAAGATGAGCCTAAAATATCGAAGGCAATTATGAATATGGCGCAAATGTTTAAGATGGATACTGTTGCAGTAACATGA
- a CDS encoding Mth938-like domain-containing protein → MLLTKDHNHGDYEIRSYQVGEIKINDQTYSKSLIVGAHQLENWTPQCFQQLTPQDFEKILDFKPNIVLVGTGEKLLFPEAKLLRSLYEHQVGVEIMATHAACRTFNVLMSEGRNVVAALLIL, encoded by the coding sequence ATGCTTTTGACCAAAGATCACAATCACGGTGATTATGAAATTCGCTCCTACCAAGTAGGTGAGATCAAAATCAACGACCAAACGTATAGCAAAAGTCTTATTGTGGGAGCGCACCAGTTAGAAAATTGGACTCCCCAATGCTTCCAGCAACTTACACCGCAAGATTTTGAAAAAATATTAGATTTTAAACCTAATATAGTCTTAGTAGGCACCGGCGAAAAACTCCTCTTCCCCGAGGCAAAGCTACTTCGTTCCCTCTATGAACATCAAGTGGGTGTCGAAATCATGGCCACTCACGCTGCCTGTCGAACCTTTAATGTTTTAATGTCTGAGGGCAGAAATGTGGTAGCAGCTTTGTTAATACTCTAA
- a CDS encoding NAD+ synthase, giving the protein MKKKLRFAMAQLDFLVGDVEGNMEKIIDYSLRAKNDLQADLVIFPELALTGYPPEDLLFRQAIYERTEQALKSILQQVKGIDVILGYPEKKGEDRFNAACLIQGGEITATYYKACLPNYSVFDEVRYFTAGDQPLVVNYHGLSLGIIICEDLWHKKPLEKTVAEGANFIISLNASPFDSKKHEARLAMLQGRARESLVPILYLNCVGGQDELVFDGGSLVLSSDGVIHQRGPFYKEQLIPVDITYEPGTHDITISDQPILKLLSQEERIYGALVCGVRDYIEKNNFPSAIVGLSGGIDSALTLAIAVDAIGADRVSGILMPSRYTSEMSNEDALKQAALMNVKTSTIPIEEMFNNFVTTLTAEFQGPPNSVTQQNLQARCRGLILMGISNNCGALVLSTGNKSEISVGYCTLYGDMVGGFSVLKDIPKTLVYQLANYRNKIQPVIPERVITREPSAELAPNQKDQDTLPPYSILDQILELYVEQDESVKTIVAKGFDEGVVKKVVLLVDKSEYKRRQAPPGVRVTRRAFGRDRRYPITSGYHKSLK; this is encoded by the coding sequence ATGAAAAAAAAATTAAGATTTGCCATGGCGCAGTTAGACTTTCTTGTCGGTGACGTTGAAGGCAATATGGAAAAAATAATTGATTACTCCCTTCGCGCCAAAAATGATTTACAAGCAGATTTAGTGATTTTTCCAGAACTCGCTTTGACAGGCTACCCTCCAGAAGATCTACTCTTTCGTCAGGCAATTTATGAACGCACCGAGCAGGCTCTCAAATCCATATTGCAGCAAGTGAAAGGAATTGACGTGATATTGGGTTACCCCGAAAAAAAAGGCGAGGATCGGTTCAATGCTGCTTGTTTAATTCAAGGGGGTGAAATTACCGCTACCTATTACAAAGCTTGTCTTCCCAATTACAGTGTTTTTGATGAAGTACGCTATTTTACAGCCGGCGATCAGCCCTTAGTGGTTAATTATCATGGATTATCACTGGGGATCATTATTTGTGAAGATTTGTGGCATAAAAAACCACTTGAAAAAACGGTAGCTGAAGGGGCGAATTTTATTATTAGTTTAAATGCCTCGCCGTTTGACAGTAAAAAACATGAAGCAAGATTAGCAATGCTCCAAGGTAGAGCGAGAGAAAGTCTTGTTCCCATCCTTTATTTAAATTGTGTGGGTGGGCAAGATGAACTCGTTTTTGACGGAGGTTCGTTAGTGTTAAGTTCTGATGGAGTGATTCATCAACGAGGACCTTTTTACAAAGAACAACTTATCCCTGTAGACATTACTTATGAACCTGGCACGCATGATATAACCATCTCCGATCAGCCCATTTTAAAATTACTCAGCCAAGAAGAACGTATTTATGGTGCGCTCGTTTGTGGTGTTCGAGACTATATTGAAAAAAATAATTTCCCCAGTGCCATTGTGGGATTATCAGGCGGAATTGATTCGGCCCTCACTTTAGCAATTGCTGTTGATGCCATCGGTGCCGATCGAGTGTCAGGAATTTTAATGCCATCGAGATATACCTCTGAGATGAGTAATGAAGATGCACTTAAACAAGCCGCATTAATGAATGTAAAAACCTCTACTATTCCTATTGAAGAAATGTTCAACAATTTTGTAACAACGCTAACGGCTGAATTTCAAGGGCCCCCTAATAGTGTGACACAGCAAAATCTTCAAGCCAGATGCCGTGGCCTCATTTTAATGGGCATCTCTAACAATTGCGGTGCATTAGTTTTGTCGACAGGCAATAAAAGCGAAATCTCCGTTGGATACTGTACTTTGTATGGAGATATGGTGGGTGGTTTCTCTGTGCTAAAAGATATTCCTAAAACCTTGGTGTATCAATTGGCCAATTACCGAAATAAAATTCAACCTGTCATTCCAGAGCGAGTAATAACAAGAGAACCTTCCGCCGAATTAGCCCCTAACCAAAAAGACCAAGATACCTTGCCACCCTACTCCATTCTTGATCAAATCTTAGAGCTTTATGTTGAGCAAGATGAAAGTGTTAAAACTATTGTGGCGAAAGGGTTTGATGAAGGAGTGGTCAAAAAAGTCGTGTTGCTGGTAGATAAGAGTGAATATAAGCGCCGCCAAGCCCCTCCCGGGGTTCGGGTTACCCGTCGCGCCTTTGGGAGAGATAGACGCTATCCCATTACCTCCGGCTATCACAAATCCTTAAAATAG
- a CDS encoding outer membrane protein assembly factor BamD, producing MKNDKWIILVFVLFYLAGCAAPPTGSEAYKGKPPQEIFVKGERSLSKKHFKEAVAEFEAFDALYPFDPRAEQTQVDLIYAYYKAGDPDSAIAASDRYIRLYPMSPKIAYVYYLRGVVNMDRNISWIYNAFPCDPAKRDLASLSHAFVDFQRLLQLYPSCIYAADAQKRMVHIKNLLARHELQIAEFYFNRHAYVAAANRASYIVQHLPGTPQVPTALVIMVKSYRALGDDELANDALEVLKVNYPNETKRL from the coding sequence ATGAAAAACGACAAATGGATAATTTTAGTATTCGTGCTTTTTTATTTAGCAGGATGCGCGGCTCCTCCTACTGGCTCTGAGGCGTATAAGGGTAAACCTCCTCAAGAGATTTTTGTTAAGGGAGAGCGCTCACTTTCTAAAAAGCATTTTAAGGAAGCCGTGGCAGAGTTTGAAGCCTTCGATGCGTTATATCCCTTTGACCCGAGAGCAGAGCAAACCCAAGTTGATTTAATCTATGCCTATTACAAGGCAGGCGATCCTGACTCTGCTATTGCGGCTTCAGATCGATATATTCGTCTCTATCCCATGAGTCCCAAAATCGCCTACGTTTATTATTTGCGGGGAGTGGTGAACATGGATCGAAATATTAGCTGGATTTATAACGCATTTCCTTGTGACCCAGCAAAACGTGATCTCGCCAGTTTGTCACATGCATTTGTGGATTTTCAAAGACTACTTCAGTTGTATCCCAGCTGCATTTATGCAGCCGATGCCCAAAAACGAATGGTCCATATAAAAAATTTACTCGCTCGGCATGAACTGCAAATTGCAGAGTTCTATTTCAATCGCCATGCTTATGTAGCTGCCGCTAATAGAGCCAGTTATATTGTTCAGCATTTACCGGGTACCCCTCAGGTTCCTACGGCATTAGTAATTATGGTTAAGTCCTATCGCGCCCTCGGGGATGATGAGTTAGCCAATGATGCTTTAGAAGTACTTAAGGTGAATTATCCAAACGAAACCAAGCGTTTGTAG
- the rluD gene encoding 23S rRNA pseudouridine(1911/1915/1917) synthase RluD, with protein MNQIHLNNIISDDLAGFRLDQALAKLFPQFSRSQLQQWIEKGGVTVNQKKIIKSKDRVYPGQKVELNVTLENREEWTAEALPLDIVFEDESLLVINKPPGLVVHPGAGNLRSTLVNALLYYDTELQKLPRAGLIHRLDKDTSGLLLIARNLTAFHHLSQQMQQRTIHRSYAAIVEGSPKLMDTINLAIGRHPTQRTKMSVLMHGGRSAVTHFKVLEKFLTHAYLDIELETGRTHQIRVHMAYINHPILGDPVYGKSHRYDRLSEELSQQIADFKRQALHAKKISFRHPVTEELVTLESNLPDDLENLLQAFRKYNATSL; from the coding sequence ATGAATCAAATACATCTTAACAATATCATTAGCGACGACCTAGCGGGTTTTCGCCTAGATCAAGCACTCGCAAAATTATTTCCCCAATTTTCCCGTTCCCAGCTACAGCAATGGATTGAGAAGGGAGGAGTGACAGTAAATCAAAAAAAAATCATCAAAAGTAAGGATCGCGTTTATCCCGGGCAGAAGGTCGAATTAAATGTGACCCTTGAAAATAGAGAAGAATGGACAGCAGAAGCCCTCCCCTTGGATATTGTTTTTGAAGATGAATCTTTATTAGTCATCAATAAGCCCCCTGGCCTGGTAGTGCATCCTGGAGCAGGTAACCTACGCTCTACCCTGGTTAATGCTCTCCTTTACTACGATACTGAATTACAAAAGCTGCCCCGAGCAGGGTTGATCCATAGGTTAGATAAGGATACGTCGGGCTTGCTCTTAATTGCGCGAAATTTAACGGCTTTTCACCATCTATCACAGCAAATGCAACAGAGAACGATCCACCGCTCTTATGCAGCTATCGTAGAGGGATCCCCAAAACTCATGGATACTATTAACCTGGCCATTGGACGCCACCCCACGCAACGTACCAAAATGTCGGTTTTAATGCATGGTGGTAGATCGGCTGTGACGCATTTTAAAGTGTTAGAAAAGTTTTTAACGCATGCCTATTTAGATATAGAACTCGAGACAGGAAGAACGCATCAAATCCGGGTCCATATGGCTTATATTAATCACCCTATTTTAGGGGATCCAGTTTATGGCAAGTCTCACCGGTATGATCGATTAAGTGAGGAACTATCTCAACAAATAGCAGATTTCAAACGGCAAGCCCTGCATGCTAAAAAAATCAGCTTTCGACACCCTGTCACTGAGGAATTAGTTACCCTTGAGTCTAACTTGCCCGATGACTTAGAAAATTTATTGCAGGCTTTTAGAAAATATAATGCAACTAGCCTATAA
- the pgeF gene encoding peptidoglycan editing factor PgeF codes for MQFIKPDWPAPSNVYAYSTTRQHGESDAAFSSFNLADHVGDEPQHVADNRLLLAKHLNLPAEPIWLNQIHSNKVLRLTEAQETKPIGDATITDALDTVCAIMTADCLPILICDRKGTQVSAIHAGWRGLATSIIENTIDEMKEDPSQLLAWLGPAIGPQAFEVSRDVLESFTPLGEPTNEAFKPKPGVSDKWLANIFLLAKQRLQALGLTSIYGGEFCTYSDQKNFYSYRRDHGITGRMATLIWLSA; via the coding sequence ATGCAATTTATTAAACCAGACTGGCCGGCACCGAGCAATGTATATGCCTACTCTACGACTCGACAACATGGAGAAAGTGACGCCGCTTTTAGTAGCTTTAACCTCGCGGATCATGTGGGTGATGAACCTCAGCACGTAGCAGATAATAGGTTATTGCTTGCTAAACATTTAAACTTGCCAGCGGAGCCTATCTGGCTAAATCAAATCCACAGCAATAAGGTGTTGCGGCTAACAGAAGCGCAAGAAACAAAACCTATAGGTGATGCTACTATTACTGATGCCCTAGATACGGTTTGCGCCATTATGACGGCAGATTGTCTGCCTATATTAATTTGTGATAGAAAAGGCACCCAAGTATCCGCTATTCATGCAGGATGGCGTGGCTTGGCAACGAGTATTATCGAGAATACTATTGATGAAATGAAGGAAGACCCCTCACAGCTACTCGCTTGGTTAGGCCCAGCAATTGGCCCCCAAGCATTTGAGGTATCCAGGGACGTATTAGAATCATTTACACCCTTAGGAGAGCCAACGAATGAGGCGTTCAAACCTAAACCAGGCGTCTCCGATAAATGGCTTGCTAATATATTCTTATTAGCGAAACAAAGGTTGCAGGCACTGGGGTTAACGTCTATTTATGGAGGAGAATTTTGCACTTATTCGGATCAAAAAAACTTTTACTCTTATCGACGTGATCATGGTATAACTGGCCGAATGGCCACATTAATTTGGTTGAGCGCTTAA
- a CDS encoding Do family serine endopeptidase, giving the protein MLQKIMPAVVNITAQGDAPMQAASAQRQRGGDANPYNPFPRFQAVGSGVVVDAANGYIVTNAHVIRHADVLIVSLSDGRRLKARKIGEDPATDIAVLQVYAKYLEAIPLANSNAVKVGDFVAAIGNPFGLQQTVTSGMVSALNRSVGIEGPLGYENFIQTDASINPGNSGGALVDIEGKLVGINTAILAPLGGNIGIGFAIPSNMVTNVAAQLIKYGKVQRGVLGIMVQDLTPDLADAFKVHDARGALVTLVTPDSSAQKVGLKAKDVVQSINNETITNAAQLRSIVGTLPVGSKLNVVALRNKERLNFNAVIQDLPKNDLTDRKPLLSGVRLNNFVQLDPQIGTVKGVLVLQVDDSSNAWLAGLRPADVILTANEQPVTDIDQLVKLATQSTDQLLLKVRRSNGMIYVVIT; this is encoded by the coding sequence ATGCTTCAAAAAATAATGCCCGCTGTTGTCAACATCACTGCGCAAGGAGATGCACCTATGCAGGCTGCCAGCGCTCAAAGACAGCGAGGAGGCGACGCAAATCCTTACAATCCCTTTCCTCGCTTTCAAGCGGTTGGATCCGGCGTGGTTGTCGATGCTGCGAACGGGTACATTGTCACCAATGCACATGTAATACGTCATGCTGATGTATTAATTGTGTCACTAAGTGACGGTCGTCGTTTAAAGGCCAGAAAAATTGGTGAAGACCCCGCTACTGATATAGCCGTTTTACAAGTCTATGCTAAATATCTTGAAGCCATCCCTCTTGCAAACTCGAATGCTGTCAAAGTCGGTGACTTTGTTGCGGCCATTGGCAACCCTTTTGGACTACAACAAACTGTTACCTCTGGTATGGTCAGCGCGTTAAATCGTAGCGTGGGCATTGAAGGGCCGCTCGGCTATGAAAATTTCATTCAGACAGATGCTTCAATTAATCCAGGTAATTCTGGTGGAGCTTTAGTCGATATAGAAGGAAAGTTAGTGGGTATAAACACTGCGATTCTCGCCCCCCTCGGTGGCAATATCGGTATTGGTTTTGCTATTCCCAGCAACATGGTCACAAACGTGGCTGCTCAATTAATAAAATATGGCAAAGTGCAACGAGGCGTTTTAGGAATTATGGTCCAAGATCTAACGCCTGATTTAGCTGATGCTTTTAAAGTGCATGATGCCCGAGGCGCTTTAGTTACCCTGGTTACGCCGGATTCTTCCGCTCAAAAAGTAGGTTTAAAAGCTAAAGATGTCGTCCAATCTATTAATAATGAAACAATTACTAATGCCGCCCAGCTTCGCAGTATTGTCGGAACATTACCTGTTGGCAGTAAATTGAATGTGGTTGCATTACGTAATAAAGAGCGTCTTAATTTTAATGCAGTGATTCAAGATCTTCCCAAAAATGACCTTACCGATCGCAAACCATTGCTTTCAGGCGTAAGACTTAATAATTTTGTGCAACTAGATCCTCAAATTGGGACAGTTAAAGGCGTGTTAGTCCTCCAGGTTGATGACTCCAGCAATGCATGGCTTGCTGGCCTAAGACCTGCTGATGTTATTCTTACTGCCAATGAACAACCTGTAACGGACATTGACCAACTGGTTAAGCTAGCCACACAATCCACCGATCAATTATTATTAAAAGTTAGACGTTCAAACGGAATGATCTACGTAGTGATAACTTAA
- a CDS encoding Nif3-like dinuclear metal center hexameric protein — translation MELSTVINYLNDLLQPQLFRDYCPNGLQVQGNSTIKTLVTGVSASQALIEAAIELQADALLVHHGFFWKNESPSIVGMKYRRIKALLLNEINLLAYHLPLDAHPLYGNNIQLGQLLGLENIETFEVEPGLNLGYKGRLPRALSGELFSELIARKLLRTPLHIESNDRSIETVAWCTGGAQDYLSQAIDQNIDAYLTGEVSERTFHLAKENNIHFYAAGHHATERYGVKALGEHLSQKFNLIHHFVDIDNPV, via the coding sequence ATTGAATTAAGTACGGTTATTAATTATTTAAATGATTTACTGCAACCTCAACTATTTCGTGATTACTGTCCTAATGGGTTGCAAGTACAAGGTAATTCCACCATAAAAACATTGGTAACGGGAGTCAGCGCTAGTCAAGCACTGATTGAAGCCGCTATTGAGTTGCAAGCGGATGCCCTCCTGGTACATCATGGTTTTTTTTGGAAGAATGAATCTCCCTCAATAGTTGGCATGAAATACCGGCGCATCAAAGCATTACTTCTAAATGAAATCAATTTACTGGCCTACCATCTACCTTTAGATGCCCACCCGCTCTATGGCAACAATATTCAGCTGGGTCAGCTTCTGGGATTAGAAAATATTGAAACTTTTGAAGTCGAACCTGGTTTAAATCTAGGTTACAAAGGCAGATTACCCCGGGCATTATCCGGAGAGTTATTTTCAGAGCTGATTGCAAGAAAACTTTTGCGTACCCCATTACACATTGAAAGTAATGATCGCTCTATTGAAACAGTCGCGTGGTGTACGGGGGGTGCTCAGGATTATTTATCACAGGCAATTGATCAAAATATCGATGCTTATCTTACGGGAGAGGTTTCAGAAAGGACTTTCCATCTGGCTAAGGAAAATAATATTCACTTTTATGCCGCAGGTCATCACGCTACAGAACGCTATGGTGTGAAGGCGCTTGGAGAGCATCTCAGCCAAAAATTTAATCTTATCCATCACTTTGTAGATATAGATAACCCCGTCTAA
- the murA gene encoding UDP-N-acetylglucosamine 1-carboxyvinyltransferase, whose amino-acid sequence MDKLIITGGITLNGEIRISGAKNAALPILAGSLLASEPVTISNVPHLQDVTTTMELLGRMGAQLMIDERMNIQVDSQPLNNFAAHYELVKTMRASILVLGPLLARYGKAEVSLPGGCAIGSRPVDIHLKGMQAMGAQITVENGYIRAVAPKRLTGANLVLDTITVTGTENLMMAAALADGQTILKNAAREPEVRDLANFLNSLGADIQGAGTDTIVIMGVEQLSGGHYRVLPDRIEAGTYLTAAAMTRGKIKIKDIHPEILESILIKLREAGAIITTGPDWVELDMAGNRPKSVSVSTAPYPAFPTDMQAQIMALNTIAEGVGTITENIFENRFMHVHELQRMGADISLQGNTAICKGVNNLTGAPVMATDLRASASLVLAGLVAEGKTIVDRIYHIDRGYECIEEKLSSLGAQIKRVSS is encoded by the coding sequence ATGGATAAATTAATCATAACAGGTGGCATTACTTTAAATGGCGAAATCCGAATTTCGGGGGCGAAGAACGCAGCATTACCCATCTTAGCGGGGTCTCTGTTAGCTTCTGAACCGGTCACTATTTCGAATGTTCCTCATTTACAAGATGTTACCACTACGATGGAATTGCTTGGCAGAATGGGCGCTCAATTGATGATAGATGAGCGAATGAATATTCAAGTAGACTCACAACCGCTTAATAATTTTGCTGCCCATTATGAGTTAGTAAAAACGATGCGTGCTTCGATTTTGGTGTTAGGCCCACTGCTTGCTCGCTATGGAAAAGCAGAAGTTTCACTGCCTGGCGGTTGCGCCATCGGTTCACGCCCTGTTGATATTCACCTCAAAGGCATGCAGGCCATGGGGGCGCAAATTACGGTAGAAAATGGTTATATTAGGGCGGTGGCTCCTAAACGTTTAACGGGTGCAAATCTAGTTCTTGATACCATAACGGTTACCGGCACTGAAAATTTGATGATGGCTGCGGCCTTGGCGGATGGGCAAACCATTCTTAAAAATGCCGCTAGAGAGCCCGAAGTCAGGGATCTTGCTAATTTTCTTAATTCGCTGGGAGCTGATATTCAAGGGGCAGGTACTGATACCATCGTCATCATGGGGGTTGAGCAATTATCGGGCGGTCATTATCGGGTGTTGCCAGATCGAATAGAGGCAGGCACTTATCTCACCGCAGCAGCAATGACACGTGGGAAAATCAAGATAAAAGATATCCATCCAGAAATTCTTGAATCTATCTTAATTAAATTAAGGGAAGCAGGGGCCATCATTACCACTGGCCCTGATTGGGTTGAGCTTGATATGGCAGGTAATAGACCAAAATCGGTTAGTGTATCAACGGCACCTTACCCTGCTTTTCCAACAGATATGCAGGCTCAAATTATGGCGCTTAATACTATTGCCGAGGGGGTCGGAACGATCACTGAGAATATATTTGAGAACCGTTTTATGCATGTTCATGAGTTGCAAAGAATGGGTGCGGATATTAGCTTGCAAGGAAATACGGCCATTTGTAAAGGCGTAAATAATTTAACTGGTGCGCCGGTAATGGCGACTGATTTACGCGCATCTGCTAGCCTGGTATTGGCAGGTTTAGTAGCAGAGGGCAAAACCATTGTAGATCGTATCTATCATATTGATCGAGGCTATGAATGTATCGAAGAAAAGTTGTCTTCGCTCGGAGCTCAAATAAAGCGAGTCTCCTCCTAA
- a CDS encoding STAS domain-containing protein, producing the protein MNECRIEKDQDDFKIFGLINFETAAQLYKKGTELFVTTEEVRLDFAKVAFVDSSAIALLFNWLRFAKQKGKSFEFVNLPAQLLEIANVCEVMPFLEQYMCNTTKIK; encoded by the coding sequence ATGAATGAATGTAGAATTGAGAAAGACCAAGATGATTTCAAGATTTTTGGTCTAATTAATTTTGAAACAGCAGCTCAACTCTACAAAAAAGGTACTGAGTTATTTGTAACAACAGAAGAAGTGCGATTAGATTTTGCGAAAGTTGCCTTCGTTGACAGCTCGGCAATCGCACTTCTGTTTAATTGGTTACGATTTGCAAAACAAAAAGGTAAATCCTTTGAATTTGTGAATCTTCCCGCACAGTTGTTAGAGATTGCGAACGTGTGCGAAGTAATGCCTTTTTTGGAACAATATATGTGTAACACAACGAAGATAAAATAA
- a CDS encoding ABC transporter substrate-binding protein, with protein MKIKAYCLSFLFLLSTLTALADAAPAEMLKQVSNQMLSELNKNQGNINKQVVGGIINRVLLPHVDLETMSRSVVGREYWAKATPAEREEFKRAFTNLVIKVYAAPLSTFNGETIEFKPMRDSAAARPQVESVVLRKSGQRIPVSYRLVQSGGAWKVYDFSVEGISMISSYRSQFDSILQQKGLAGLMNRLKAQ; from the coding sequence ATGAAAATTAAAGCATATTGTTTATCATTTCTATTTTTACTATCTACGCTCACAGCGTTGGCGGATGCGGCGCCGGCAGAAATGTTAAAACAAGTTTCTAATCAAATGCTCTCAGAACTCAATAAAAATCAAGGAAATATTAACAAACAAGTCGTTGGCGGTATTATCAATCGCGTGCTATTACCTCATGTTGACCTTGAAACAATGTCTCGATCTGTTGTGGGCCGTGAATATTGGGCAAAAGCAACTCCCGCTGAACGCGAAGAGTTTAAACGTGCATTTACCAATTTAGTTATTAAAGTCTATGCAGCGCCACTCTCTACTTTTAATGGCGAAACCATTGAGTTCAAACCTATGAGAGATAGCGCTGCTGCAAGACCACAAGTGGAAAGTGTTGTCCTTCGAAAATCAGGTCAGCGTATTCCTGTGAGTTATCGATTAGTCCAATCTGGCGGCGCTTGGAAAGTGTATGATTTTAGTGTCGAAGGTATTAGCATGATTAGCAGCTATCGATCTCAATTTGATAGTATTTTGCAACAAAAAGGCTTGGCTGGGCTTATGAATCGTTTAAAGGCGCAATAG
- the mlaD gene encoding outer membrane lipid asymmetry maintenance protein MlaD has product MVQKKIVEMTVGLFMIAALLSLLLLGLKVSGLSQGRASEYYRLVAEFDNIGSLKERAPVRIAGVKIGQIEKIELQNQHFKAKVTLLINKHENNLPTDTSANILTEGLLGSNYVGLTPGFEEVALKNGDVINNTHPALILENLIGQLLFSMKNKD; this is encoded by the coding sequence ATTGTGCAAAAGAAAATAGTAGAAATGACAGTTGGCCTTTTTATGATAGCGGCTTTGCTTTCCTTATTATTGTTAGGATTAAAAGTAAGTGGTTTAAGTCAAGGCCGGGCTTCGGAATATTATCGCTTGGTGGCAGAGTTCGATAACATTGGCTCCCTCAAGGAAAGGGCTCCGGTTCGAATTGCAGGCGTCAAAATTGGCCAAATTGAGAAAATTGAATTACAAAATCAACACTTTAAAGCAAAGGTGACGTTGCTCATCAATAAACATGAGAATAATCTTCCTACCGATACTTCAGCAAATATCTTAACCGAGGGCTTGTTGGGTTCAAATTATGTAGGACTTACTCCCGGCTTTGAAGAAGTAGCTCTAAAAAATGGAGATGTAATTAATAATACGCATCCTGCGTTAATACTCGAAAATTTAATTGGCCAACTGTTGTTTAGTATGAAGAACAAAGATTAA